One window from the genome of Actinoplanes teichomyceticus ATCC 31121 encodes:
- the cobT gene encoding nicotinate-nucleotide--dimethylbenzimidazole phosphoribosyltransferase: protein MAAARELQARLTKPAGSLGSLEELSVRLAGLAGVCPPPLPAPATVAVFAGDHGVHAQGVSPWPQEVTAQMVANFVAGGAVVNAFARQAGADVMVIDAGVAIPLHGGPTLLDANIRRGTRDMTAEPALTREEARAAIEVGIAVAGQLVSSGAKCLLTGDMGIANTTPAAALTAVFTGADPATVTGRGTGIDDAMLAHKTAVIAAALARHAPDPADPLGVLATVGGLEHAALTGFILGAAANRVPVIVDGVIAASAALAAAAFAPAAVAAMVAGHRSAEPGATVALAHLGLEPLLDLGMRLGEGSGAVLALPIVSAAVRVLHEVATFDSAGVSEK from the coding sequence ATGGCGGCCGCCCGCGAGTTGCAGGCCCGGCTGACCAAGCCGGCCGGCTCGCTGGGCTCGCTGGAGGAGCTGTCGGTGCGCCTGGCCGGCCTGGCCGGGGTCTGCCCGCCCCCGCTGCCCGCCCCGGCGACCGTCGCCGTCTTCGCCGGCGACCACGGGGTGCACGCGCAGGGCGTCTCCCCGTGGCCGCAGGAGGTCACCGCGCAGATGGTGGCGAACTTCGTGGCCGGCGGCGCGGTGGTGAACGCGTTCGCCCGGCAGGCCGGCGCGGACGTCATGGTGATCGACGCCGGGGTGGCGATCCCGCTGCACGGCGGCCCCACCCTGCTGGACGCGAACATCCGCCGCGGCACCCGGGACATGACCGCCGAGCCGGCGCTCACCCGCGAGGAGGCCCGGGCCGCGATCGAGGTGGGCATCGCGGTCGCCGGGCAGCTCGTCTCGTCCGGCGCGAAGTGCCTGCTCACCGGCGACATGGGGATCGCCAACACGACTCCCGCGGCGGCGCTCACCGCGGTCTTCACCGGCGCCGACCCGGCCACCGTGACCGGGCGGGGCACCGGCATCGACGACGCCATGCTGGCCCACAAGACCGCGGTGATCGCCGCGGCGCTGGCCCGGCACGCCCCGGATCCGGCGGACCCGCTGGGCGTGCTCGCCACGGTCGGTGGCCTGGAGCACGCCGCGCTGACCGGGTTCATCCTGGGCGCCGCCGCCAACCGGGTGCCGGTGATCGTGGACGGCGTGATCGCCGCCTCGGCCGCGCTGGCCGCCGCCGCGTTCGCCCCGGCCGCGGTCGCCGCGATGGTCGCCGGGCACCGCTCGGCCGAGCCGGGCGCCACCGTCGCGCTCGCCCACCTGGGCCTGGAGCCGCTGCTCGATCTCGGGATGCGCCTGGGCGAGGGCAGCGGCGCGGTGCTGGCGCTGCCGATCGTCTCGGCCGCGGTCCGGGTGCTGCATGAGGTGGCCACCTTCGACTCGGCCGGCGTGTCGGAGAAGTGA
- the cobC gene encoding Rv2231c family pyridoxal phosphate-dependent protein CobC translates to MTFDLDHHGDAEVGAGLIDLAVNVRHQAMPAWLAEPIAASLGGLSAYPDATAPTAAVAARHRRDPAEVLLTAGAAQAFVLLAQALRGARRPVVVHPQFTEPEAALRNAGHRVDRVLLTEADGFRLDPARVPDDADLVFVGNPTNPTSVLHPARDLAKLARPGRVLVIDEAFADTTYRDGCPGEPESLAERRDLPGLVVLRSLTKTWGLAGLRIGYLLAPAELVPRLAAAQPLWAVSTPALAAATACASPVAVAAERAIAAALATERAHLVERLRHVPSVTVVGDPASAFVPVRLAGADQVRIELRKRGYAVRRGDTFPGLGPDWLRIAVRDTATTDGFVQTLRDVIEERP, encoded by the coding sequence ATGACGTTCGACCTCGATCATCACGGCGACGCCGAGGTGGGGGCGGGCCTGATCGATCTCGCGGTCAACGTGCGGCACCAGGCGATGCCCGCGTGGCTGGCCGAGCCGATCGCCGCCTCGCTCGGCGGTCTCTCCGCCTACCCCGACGCCACGGCCCCGACCGCCGCGGTCGCCGCGCGGCATCGCCGCGACCCGGCGGAGGTGCTGCTCACCGCGGGCGCCGCGCAGGCGTTCGTGCTGCTCGCGCAGGCGCTGCGCGGGGCCCGCCGCCCGGTGGTGGTGCACCCGCAGTTCACCGAGCCGGAGGCCGCGCTGCGCAACGCCGGGCACCGGGTGGACCGGGTGCTGCTGACCGAGGCGGACGGGTTCCGGCTGGACCCGGCCCGGGTGCCCGACGACGCCGACCTGGTGTTCGTCGGCAACCCCACGAATCCCACCTCGGTGCTGCACCCGGCGCGGGACCTGGCGAAGCTGGCCCGCCCCGGCCGGGTGCTGGTGATCGACGAGGCGTTCGCGGACACGACGTACCGGGACGGGTGTCCCGGCGAACCGGAGTCGCTGGCCGAGCGCCGCGACCTGCCCGGCCTGGTCGTCCTGCGCAGCCTGACCAAGACCTGGGGCCTGGCCGGCCTGCGGATCGGCTACCTGCTCGCCCCGGCCGAGCTGGTGCCGCGGCTGGCCGCCGCGCAGCCGCTCTGGGCGGTCTCGACGCCGGCGCTCGCCGCGGCGACCGCCTGCGCGTCGCCGGTCGCGGTCGCCGCGGAACGCGCCATCGCGGCGGCGCTCGCCACCGAGCGCGCCCACCTGGTGGAACGCCTGCGGCACGTGCCGAGCGTCACGGTTGTCGGCGACCCGGCGTCCGCGTTCGTCCCGGTACGCCTCGCCGGCGCCGATCAGGTGCGGATCGAGCTGCGTAAACGGGGCTACGCGGTACGCCGTGGCGACACCTTCCCGGGCCTGGGCCCCGACTGGCTCCGGATTGCGGTGCGCGACACTGCCACCACGGACGGATTCGTGCAGACTCTGCGAGACGTGATCGAGGAGCGACCGTGA